The following are encoded in a window of Flavobacterium sp. WC2421 genomic DNA:
- a CDS encoding response regulator translates to MWNKLSIKSQLILILLIPFSGLIYTTVSNINFSLEHYKNIDESLDNIKNIATLSEGIELIGTERGLHNYSLFDASIKKKYLESKQKTNEWFFKNNFKDTLISNDFKKLYTTIINLHESIENKKETPITSFVKYTIINENLINLIDREVVYCKYPKITTLANNYTNYVLLKRAALLKRGVVIQSLIDKKNDDTLLDLYFQSKVYVRSVEFKLSNYRLDSINKDLLKFQKSNSYTTFSGNAQNVIDNKLKLSPREWWINSTLIVKNIAKLEKQNLNYIVKFASKEKADALKSVLILVSILLLFLTITFILLYKLVNQLSGSLNVMSNTIKKISQGKIIRNPAFFGNSEFVDISNSFNQLLEGMKEQFHLASKISSGEYGTKINLRSPNDTLNKSMNAMSLELKRMEDETSEINKMKESISAINYSILDSKDLNEFGRNICLTLVEQTKGCQANFYIINSAEDNKQLNKIGGYADNKNTPEIIMFGEGLVGEVAQINKQRCLNNLPNNYSYLASSLGESPFFNVLITPISYRNEVIGVIEIGSLTNFSEDHETFLNTVSESMGSAIEVYIRNEELKVSVNEIKLKNNILQVQEEELRQSNEELNKQSMLLQQSEEELRNQASELEQTNAYLEEKGRELENKNHEVLIKNEELVIAQEELSIKADEIEQASKYKSEFLANMSHELRTPLNSILILSDLLKENNLGNLTDPQIDNLSVINSSGKDLLNLITDILDISKIEAGKVEIYSEDSIVERVYSDMDGLFRAQMEKKKIEFITTITEDCPRKLHTDIGKLEQILKNFLSNALKFTPDSGTVSLRFSSGSNKTDFTSEILAKLKQDEILSIYIEDNGIGISEENKKKLFQTFQQADSSTSRKYGGTGLGLFISKELALLLGGEVAFESELNNGSVFSVHIPVTFQDNKVERIEPVPITDPKTESKRVETSRPLEAVLDLSENLNDDRNFVSVDDKTILIIEDDASFADVLLQVAHDNGFKAIVAYQGETGYQYAKKYKPKAIILDMKLPGIDGWTVLKWLKEDKELQHIPVHVMSGMNREKLAKEMGAFDFLIKPITTDKLKSAFESIDIQINKVFKKVLILEDDVSLNYSIKELIHNCDRNVICVQAHTFKEAEHILMNDDIDCAIMDIGLPDSKNIANIAALRKISKNDQINIIVNTGQSLTDEEQLELQNSADGVVIKTSNVTERLKDELLLFLDTVETSNKKVNKTVQNLLGGEVLKDKTILIVDDDIRNIYALSSALTTKGASILTAFNGIEALEVLKNNATIDIVLMDIMMPEMDGFEATKKIRENPKWKNLPIIALTAKAMKGDREEILNAGASDYQSKPIDIQQLISLISIWVYK, encoded by the coding sequence ATGTGGAATAAATTATCAATCAAATCTCAGTTAATATTAATTCTATTAATTCCTTTTTCAGGGTTAATTTATACTACTGTTTCAAATATAAACTTCTCTTTAGAACACTATAAAAACATAGATGAAAGTTTAGATAACATCAAAAACATCGCTACACTTTCGGAAGGAATTGAGCTGATTGGTACCGAAAGGGGGTTGCATAATTATTCCCTTTTTGATGCATCTATTAAAAAAAAATATTTAGAAAGTAAGCAAAAAACAAATGAGTGGTTTTTTAAAAATAATTTTAAAGACACTTTAATATCGAATGATTTTAAAAAATTATATACAACAATAATAAATCTTCATGAGAGTATTGAAAACAAAAAGGAAACTCCTATAACATCCTTTGTGAAATATACTATTATCAATGAAAATCTAATAAATTTAATTGATAGAGAAGTGGTGTATTGTAAATATCCTAAGATTACTACTTTGGCCAATAATTATACTAATTATGTGCTATTAAAAAGGGCAGCTTTATTAAAAAGAGGGGTCGTTATACAGAGTTTAATTGATAAAAAAAATGATGACACCTTATTAGATTTGTACTTTCAATCAAAAGTATATGTACGAAGTGTTGAGTTTAAATTATCAAACTATAGATTGGATTCAATTAATAAAGATCTTTTAAAATTTCAAAAATCCAATTCCTATACTACTTTCAGTGGTAATGCACAAAATGTAATAGATAATAAATTAAAACTTTCACCTAGGGAATGGTGGATTAATTCTACTTTAATAGTAAAAAACATAGCGAAATTAGAAAAACAAAATTTAAATTATATTGTAAAATTTGCTAGTAAAGAAAAAGCGGACGCATTAAAAAGTGTACTAATTTTAGTTTCAATTCTTTTACTGTTTTTGACAATCACTTTTATTTTATTATATAAATTAGTTAATCAATTATCTGGTTCTCTAAATGTTATGTCTAATACGATTAAGAAAATATCGCAAGGTAAAATTATACGTAACCCTGCTTTTTTTGGAAATTCAGAATTTGTAGATATTAGTAATTCTTTCAATCAGTTATTGGAAGGGATGAAAGAACAGTTTCATTTGGCCTCTAAAATAAGTTCTGGAGAATATGGGACAAAAATTAACTTAAGAAGCCCAAATGACACTCTTAATAAGTCAATGAATGCAATGTCTCTTGAATTGAAGCGGATGGAGGATGAAACATCGGAGATTAATAAAATGAAAGAAAGTATTAGTGCAATAAATTATTCTATTTTAGATTCAAAAGATTTAAATGAGTTTGGAAGGAATATTTGCCTTACACTTGTGGAACAGACCAAAGGATGTCAAGCTAATTTTTATATTATTAATTCAGCTGAGGATAACAAACAATTGAATAAAATAGGAGGATATGCAGACAACAAGAATACTCCTGAAATTATTATGTTTGGAGAAGGTTTAGTTGGCGAAGTGGCTCAAATAAACAAACAGAGATGCTTGAATAACTTGCCTAATAATTATTCTTATTTGGCCTCTTCTTTAGGGGAATCGCCATTTTTTAATGTTTTAATCACACCTATTTCTTATAGAAACGAAGTGATTGGAGTAATAGAAATAGGATCTCTTACAAATTTTAGTGAAGATCATGAAACTTTTCTGAACACTGTTTCAGAATCTATGGGAAGTGCCATTGAAGTTTATATTCGTAACGAAGAATTGAAAGTTTCTGTTAATGAAATTAAACTTAAAAATAATATTTTACAAGTTCAAGAAGAAGAACTTCGACAAAGTAATGAGGAGTTGAACAAACAGTCTATGTTGTTACAGCAATCTGAGGAAGAACTTAGAAATCAAGCTTCTGAATTAGAACAAACGAATGCGTATCTTGAAGAGAAAGGGCGTGAACTTGAAAATAAAAACCATGAAGTTCTAATTAAAAATGAAGAATTGGTTATTGCTCAAGAAGAATTAAGTATTAAAGCGGATGAAATTGAACAGGCAAGTAAATACAAGTCGGAGTTTTTGGCTAATATGTCGCATGAATTACGAACTCCTTTGAATAGTATTTTAATACTTTCGGATCTTTTAAAAGAAAATAATTTAGGCAATTTAACAGATCCACAAATTGATAACCTTTCAGTAATCAACTCTTCAGGTAAAGATTTATTGAACCTGATCACTGATATTTTAGATATTTCTAAAATTGAAGCTGGTAAAGTCGAGATTTATTCTGAGGACTCTATCGTTGAACGAGTTTATTCGGATATGGATGGCTTGTTTAGAGCTCAAATGGAAAAGAAAAAAATAGAATTTATAACAACCATTACTGAAGATTGCCCCAGAAAATTGCATACAGATATTGGAAAGCTAGAACAAATTCTTAAAAACTTTTTGTCCAATGCATTAAAGTTTACACCTGACAGCGGGACCGTTTCTTTGCGCTTTTCATCAGGTTCAAATAAGACTGATTTTACTTCTGAAATATTGGCTAAATTGAAACAAGATGAAATTTTGTCAATCTATATTGAAGATAATGGAATTGGAATTTCAGAAGAAAACAAAAAGAAATTATTTCAAACATTTCAACAAGCGGATAGTTCTACCAGTAGAAAATATGGTGGTACAGGTTTAGGATTGTTTATATCTAAAGAATTAGCATTATTACTAGGAGGGGAAGTAGCATTTGAAAGTGAGCTAAACAACGGAAGTGTTTTTAGTGTTCATATTCCAGTTACTTTTCAAGATAATAAAGTGGAACGTATAGAACCAGTACCTATTACTGATCCTAAAACAGAATCGAAAAGAGTAGAAACTTCTCGACCTTTGGAAGCAGTTTTAGATTTATCAGAAAATCTTAATGATGATCGAAATTTTGTTTCGGTAGATGACAAGACTATATTGATTATTGAGGACGACGCTTCATTTGCGGATGTATTGTTACAAGTAGCTCATGACAATGGTTTTAAAGCAATTGTTGCCTATCAAGGAGAAACAGGTTATCAATATGCCAAAAAATACAAGCCCAAAGCAATTATTCTAGATATGAAATTACCTGGAATTGATGGCTGGACTGTTTTAAAATGGCTAAAAGAAGATAAAGAATTACAACACATTCCTGTTCATGTGATGTCCGGAATGAATAGAGAGAAATTAGCCAAAGAAATGGGAGCTTTTGATTTCTTAATTAAACCTATAACTACGGATAAATTAAAAAGTGCTTTTGAGTCAATCGATATTCAAATAAATAAAGTATTTAAAAAAGTATTGATTTTAGAAGATGACGTGAGCCTTAATTATTCAATTAAAGAATTAATTCATAATTGCGACAGAAACGTAATTTGTGTTCAGGCACATACTTTTAAAGAAGCGGAGCATATCTTAATGAATGATGATATTGATTGTGCGATTATGGATATCGGTTTGCCTGATTCTAAGAACATAGCAAATATAGCTGCGCTTAGAAAAATATCTAAAAATGATCAGATTAATATAATCGTAAATACAGGACAATCTTTAACAGATGAAGAGCAATTAGAACTGCAAAATAGCGCAGATGGAGTCGTAATAAAAACCAGCAATGTTACAGAGAGATTAAAAGATGAATTACTGTTATTTCTTGATACTGTGGAGACTTCTAATAAAAAGGTAAATAAAACAGTCCAAAATTTATTAGGAGGTGAAGTGCTTAAGGATAAAACAATTTTGATTGTTGATGATGATATTCGAAATATTTATGCCCTTTCGAGTGCATTAACTACTAAGGGAGCTTCTATTTTAACTGCTTTTAATGGTATTGAAGCACTTGAGGTTTTAAAGAACAACGCAACTATAGATATTGTCCTAATGGATATTATGATGCCTGAGATGGATGGTTTTGAAGCAACTAAAAAAATACGAGAAAATCCTAAATGGAAAAACCTTCCTATTATTGCACTAACAGCAAAGGCAATGAAAGGAGATCGTGAAGAGATATTAAATGCAGGAGCATCTGATTATCAATCGAAACCAATTGATATACAACAGCTTATTTCTTTAATTAGTATATGGGTATATAAATAA
- a CDS encoding type I restriction enzyme HsdR N-terminal domain-containing protein — MQKLNFQLYNFRFKNSENKVSIFDEVRKKFIILTPEEWVRQHVVQFLLEEKKYPKSLINVEKVLMVNGLRKRYDVVVFNTDGSIFILIECKAPEIKIAQATFDQIARYNMTMKAQYLMVTNGLNHYFCQMDFENEKYQFLSELPMYIVQ, encoded by the coding sequence ATGCAAAAACTAAATTTTCAACTTTATAACTTTCGGTTCAAAAATAGCGAAAATAAAGTCTCCATTTTTGATGAAGTCAGGAAAAAATTTATCATTCTTACTCCCGAAGAATGGGTTCGACAACATGTGGTACAGTTTTTACTAGAAGAAAAAAAATACCCGAAATCATTAATAAACGTTGAAAAAGTATTAATGGTCAATGGCTTACGAAAAAGATACGATGTGGTTGTTTTTAATACTGATGGTTCTATTTTCATTTTAATTGAATGCAAAGCCCCTGAAATAAAAATAGCACAAGCTACTTTTGACCAAATTGCCCGTTATAACATGACGATGAAAGCCCAATATTTAATGGTAACTAATGGATTGAATCATTACTTTTGCCAAATGGATTTTGAAAATGAAAAATATCAGTTTTTATCCGAATTACCCATGTATATAGTCCAATAA
- a CDS encoding L-threonylcarbamoyladenylate synthase translates to MAQFIKIYPDNPNEAAIAKVVKVLKDGGLVIYPTDTVYGLGCDITNTKALERIAKIKGIKLDKANFSFICHDLSNISDYVRQIETSTFKLLKRALPGPYTFILPGNNNLPKEFKKKTTVGIRVPDNSIALEIVRQLGNPIVSTSIHDDDDVIEYTTDPELIFEKWQNLVDMVIDGGYGDNVGSTIIDLSGDEPVIIREGKGSLDIL, encoded by the coding sequence ATGGCTCAATTTATAAAAATATACCCTGATAACCCTAATGAAGCGGCTATTGCCAAAGTAGTGAAGGTTTTAAAGGATGGCGGATTGGTAATTTATCCTACAGATACTGTGTATGGGTTGGGATGTGATATTACCAATACAAAAGCACTAGAACGCATTGCGAAGATTAAAGGAATTAAATTAGACAAAGCTAATTTTTCATTTATTTGTCATGACTTAAGCAATATTTCTGATTATGTAAGGCAAATTGAGACTTCGACTTTTAAGCTTTTAAAAAGAGCTTTGCCAGGTCCCTATACTTTTATTTTACCAGGTAATAATAACTTACCTAAAGAATTCAAGAAGAAAACAACAGTGGGTATTCGTGTTCCTGATAATTCGATTGCACTTGAGATTGTTCGTCAATTAGGAAATCCTATTGTTTCTACATCCATTCATGATGATGATGATGTAATTGAATATACTACTGACCCGGAGCTAATTTTTGAGAAATGGCAAAACCTAGTAGATATGGTAATTGATGGTGGTTATGGAGATAACGTAGGGTCAACAATTATTGACTTGTCTGGTGATGAGCCTGTTATAATTAGAGAAGGAAAAGGGAGTTTGGATATTTTATAA
- a CDS encoding flagellar motor protein MotB, translated as MKKIVIALSVLALLTSCVSKKKYADLEARNKETQDLLNSCTVKLNSCLEEKAGLTATVAGLKDHNQTLINTSKDMTILTTKGAENIEKALESIKEKDLKISRMQDALTKKDSVTLAVVTSLKSAVGISDPDIEINVEKGVVFISIADKLLFKSGSYEVTDKAKGVLAKVAKVVNDKPDFECMVEGHTDSVPYIGNGILLDNWDLSVKRSTSIIRVLTNQLGVKPEQLIAAGRSSYVPLVANDTAENRARNRRTRIVVLPKIDQFYEMIEKEMKKQQ; from the coding sequence ATGAAAAAAATCGTAATTGCATTATCCGTTCTAGCTCTTTTAACATCTTGTGTGTCTAAGAAGAAATATGCCGATTTAGAAGCTCGTAACAAAGAGACTCAAGATCTATTAAATTCTTGTACCGTTAAATTAAACTCTTGCCTAGAAGAAAAAGCAGGTTTAACAGCTACGGTTGCTGGTTTAAAAGATCACAATCAAACTTTGATCAATACGTCTAAGGACATGACGATTTTGACTACTAAAGGAGCTGAAAATATTGAAAAAGCTTTAGAGTCAATTAAAGAAAAAGATTTAAAAATTAGTAGAATGCAAGATGCATTAACTAAAAAAGACAGTGTTACACTAGCTGTTGTTACTAGTTTAAAAAGTGCCGTTGGAATTTCTGATCCAGACATCGAAATAAATGTTGAAAAAGGGGTTGTATTCATTTCAATTGCTGATAAATTATTATTTAAATCAGGAAGCTACGAAGTTACTGATAAAGCAAAAGGAGTTTTAGCTAAAGTAGCTAAAGTAGTAAATGACAAACCAGATTTCGAATGTATGGTTGAAGGACATACTGATAGCGTTCCTTACATTGGAAACGGTATTTTACTTGACAACTGGGATTTAAGTGTGAAACGTTCTACTTCAATTATTCGTGTATTAACAAATCAATTGGGTGTTAAACCAGAACAATTAATTGCAGCAGGTAGAAGTTCTTACGTACCATTAGTTGCTAATGATACTGCAGAAAACAGAGCTCGTAACAGAAGAACTCGTATTGTAGTTTTACCTAAAATTGATCAGTTCTACGAAATGATTGAAAAAGAAATGAAAAAACAACAATAG
- a CDS encoding glycosyltransferase family 2 protein, whose translation MKIAVVILNWNGVQLLEQFLPSVVKNSPEATVYVADNASTDDSISFVMAHFPTVKIIKNDSNLGFAGGYNEALKQIDAPIYALINSDIEVTENWLKPIIETFEKEQRTAIIQPKILDYKNKENFEYAGAAGGFIDQYGYPYCRGRIFETIEKDYGQYDDECEIFWASGACFFIRSSVYHELNGFDADFFAHQEEIDLCWRAFNKGYKMVYNYKSVVYHVGGATLQQGNPRKTFLNFRNSLLMLTKNLPKEKLYSILFYRMLLDGLAGIQFIFKGQFSHFTAILKAHFSFYRLFSNTYKKRSDFQLKKYYTCQSIVYNYYVNGGKVFVS comes from the coding sequence ATGAAAATAGCTGTTGTCATACTCAATTGGAACGGAGTACAATTATTAGAACAATTTTTACCTTCAGTGGTGAAAAACTCACCCGAAGCGACTGTTTATGTAGCTGATAATGCATCTACGGATGATTCTATTTCATTTGTAATGGCCCATTTCCCTACTGTAAAAATCATAAAAAATGATAGCAATTTGGGTTTTGCTGGAGGGTATAACGAAGCTTTAAAACAGATTGACGCGCCAATTTATGCTCTTATCAATTCAGATATTGAGGTAACTGAAAATTGGTTAAAACCCATTATTGAAACTTTCGAAAAGGAACAAAGAACAGCAATTATTCAACCTAAAATTTTAGATTACAAGAATAAAGAGAATTTTGAATATGCAGGCGCTGCTGGCGGTTTTATTGATCAATATGGCTATCCTTATTGTCGGGGACGCATCTTTGAGACGATTGAAAAAGACTACGGTCAATACGATGACGAATGTGAAATATTCTGGGCTTCAGGTGCTTGTTTTTTTATTCGTAGTTCCGTTTACCATGAATTAAATGGATTTGACGCTGATTTTTTTGCACATCAAGAAGAAATTGACTTGTGTTGGCGTGCGTTTAATAAGGGATATAAAATGGTCTACAACTACAAATCGGTGGTTTATCACGTGGGAGGAGCTACCTTGCAACAAGGAAATCCGAGGAAAACTTTCTTGAATTTCAGAAATTCATTGTTAATGTTAACAAAAAATTTGCCCAAAGAAAAGTTATATTCTATACTCTTTTACCGTATGCTATTAGATGGATTAGCAGGGATACAATTTATTTTTAAAGGTCAGTTTTCACATTTTACCGCTATTTTAAAAGCTCATTTTTCCTTTTATCGTTTATTTTCAAATACTTACAAAAAAAGAAGCGATTTCCAGTTAAAAAAATACTATACATGCCAAAGTATCGTTTACAACTATTATGTAAATGGTGGCAAGGTATTTGTAAGCTAA
- a CDS encoding CAL67264 family membrane protein — protein sequence MGMNKNTILGWATLIMIVMGLLLIGLGAFRYRDVSGWGFAAVGVGFLANAWVFSSLKGRL from the coding sequence ATGGGAATGAATAAGAATACCATCCTAGGATGGGCAACTTTAATTATGATAGTAATGGGATTACTTTTAATAGGTCTTGGCGCCTTTAGATACCGCGATGTTTCGGGCTGGGGTTTTGCCGCTGTTGGAGTTGGGTTTTTAGCAAACGCTTGGGTTTTTAGTTCATTAAAAGGGAGGTTGTAA
- the holA gene encoding DNA polymerase III subunit delta: MDEVVKIVNDIKAGNIKPIYFLMGEEPYYIDKLSDYIEKNILTEEEKGFNQTVLYGRDVSIEDIVSTAKRYPMMADRQVVIVKEAQELSRTIDKLESYAENPMPSTVLVICYKYKTLDKRKKATKLLAKAGIVYESKKLYENQVGDWIKRVLAGKKYNIEPKASAMLVEFLGTDLSKINNELEKLQIILPKGSTISPKDIEENIGFSKDFNVFELRKAIGERNQLKAYTIAENFANNPKENPMVVTTSLVFGFFIQLLKYHGLKDRNPKNVATVLGVNPFFLKEYDLAIKNYPMRKVSQIVASLRDIDVKSKGVGANAMSNSDLLKEMLYNIFN, translated from the coding sequence ATGGACGAGGTTGTAAAAATTGTAAATGATATAAAAGCAGGAAACATCAAGCCAATTTATTTTTTGATGGGGGAAGAACCGTATTATATAGATAAACTCTCCGATTATATAGAAAAGAATATCCTCACGGAAGAAGAAAAAGGATTTAATCAAACGGTTTTATATGGTAGAGATGTTTCTATAGAAGATATTGTATCTACTGCTAAGCGTTACCCTATGATGGCAGATCGTCAAGTTGTGATTGTAAAGGAAGCACAAGAGTTAAGTCGTACTATTGATAAATTAGAAAGTTATGCCGAAAACCCCATGCCTTCCACAGTATTGGTTATCTGTTATAAATATAAAACACTGGATAAACGAAAGAAAGCCACCAAATTATTAGCGAAAGCAGGAATTGTTTATGAGAGTAAAAAATTATATGAGAACCAAGTTGGTGACTGGATTAAGCGCGTTTTAGCAGGAAAAAAATATAATATTGAGCCTAAAGCTTCGGCTATGCTAGTCGAGTTTTTAGGAACAGATTTAAGTAAAATCAATAACGAACTTGAAAAGCTGCAGATTATTTTGCCAAAAGGCAGTACAATTTCACCAAAAGATATTGAGGAGAATATTGGATTTAGTAAAGATTTTAATGTATTTGAATTGAGAAAAGCAATAGGGGAGCGCAACCAACTGAAGGCGTATACAATTGCTGAAAATTTTGCAAACAACCCAAAGGAAAATCCAATGGTTGTAACTACAAGTTTAGTTTTTGGTTTTTTTATTCAATTATTAAAATACCATGGTTTAAAGGATCGAAATCCCAAAAATGTCGCTACAGTTTTGGGTGTTAATCCCTTTTTCTTAAAAGAGTATGATTTAGCCATAAAGAACTATCCGATGCGAAAAGTAAGTCAAATAGTAGCCTCGTTGCGAGATATTGACGTAAAAAGTAAAGGAGTTGGTGCAAATGCGATGTCAAATTCTGATTTATTAAAAGAAATGCTTTATAATATATTTAATTAG
- a CDS encoding carboxypeptidase-like regulatory domain-containing protein → MKNVMVLFFLTVALNCFSQNSIRGKVLNKAKVPLSGVNIYIDGTTIATISDENGNFDLHYEPKTNSILVISFMGYQTEYL, encoded by the coding sequence ATGAAAAATGTAATGGTTTTGTTTTTTTTGACAGTCGCTTTAAATTGTTTTTCTCAAAATAGTATTAGAGGAAAAGTACTCAATAAAGCAAAAGTACCATTGTCGGGTGTGAATATTTATATCGATGGCACTACAATAGCTACTATATCAGATGAGAACGGAAATTTTGATTTGCATTATGAACCTAAAACAAATAGTATTTTAGTAATAAGCTTTATGGGGTATCAAACTGAATATCTTTAA
- a CDS encoding ATP-dependent helicase gives MQKYISQLNEAQREPVLQKEGPMIIIAGAGSGKTRVLTIRIAYLMSQGVDSFNILSLTFTNKAAREMKKRISDIVGSGEAKNLWMGTFHSVFARILRSEADKLGYPSNFTIYDSQDSLRCISGIIKEMQLDRDIYKPKQVLGRISNFKNSLITVKAYFNDPDLMEADAMAKKPRMGELYQKYVEKCFKSGAMDFDDLLLKTNELLTRFPEVLAKYQNRFRYIMVDEYQDTNHSQYLIVRALSDKFQNICVVGDDAQSIYAFRGANINNILNFQKDYEGVKTFKLEQNYRSTKNIVEAANTIIDNNKTKLDKIVWTANDFGPKIKVHRSMTDAEEGRFVASTIFEQKMQNQMNNGQFAILYRTNAQSRAMEDALRKRDIPYRIYGGLSFYQRKEIKDVLCYLRLVINPKDEEALMRVINYPARGIGDTTVEKLTVAANHYKRSIFEVMQNIDKIDLKLNSGTKQRLSDFVTMIQSFQVINENQDAFYITDHVSKKTGLVQELKKDATPEGMAKIQNIEELLNGIKDFTEGQKEIDGARGALSEFMEDVALATDLDKDTSDEDRVALMTIHLAKGLEFPHVFVVGMEEDLFPSAMSMSTRSELEEERRLFYVALTRAEHQAYLTYAQSRYRWGKLTDSEPSRFIEEINSQYLEYLTPAESNYRYKSMIDKDIFGDVDKSKMRLAKPSNGTPPVNYTNSSVNKPEINVRKLKPVSGNVPSGGANLFDNKLVQGNLVMHERFGRGQVVNIEGVGADKKAEIKFEVGGIKKLLLRFAKLDIIG, from the coding sequence ATGCAAAAATACATTTCCCAACTTAACGAAGCACAACGCGAACCTGTTTTACAAAAAGAAGGCCCAATGATTATTATTGCTGGTGCTGGTTCTGGTAAAACACGTGTTTTGACGATAAGAATTGCCTATTTAATGAGTCAAGGTGTTGATTCATTTAATATTTTGTCGCTGACATTTACCAATAAAGCGGCACGTGAAATGAAAAAACGGATCTCGGATATTGTAGGTTCTGGTGAAGCTAAAAATCTTTGGATGGGAACATTTCACTCGGTTTTTGCTCGAATTCTGCGCTCTGAAGCTGATAAATTAGGTTATCCTTCAAATTTTACTATTTATGATTCTCAAGATTCATTGCGATGTATATCAGGTATTATAAAAGAAATGCAGCTAGATAGAGATATCTATAAACCAAAACAGGTTTTAGGCCGAATTTCGAACTTTAAAAATAGTTTAATAACTGTCAAAGCCTACTTCAACGATCCTGATTTGATGGAGGCTGATGCTATGGCCAAGAAACCAAGGATGGGGGAGTTGTACCAAAAGTATGTAGAAAAATGTTTCAAGTCGGGAGCAATGGATTTTGATGATTTATTGTTAAAAACCAATGAATTATTAACCCGTTTTCCTGAAGTATTGGCCAAATATCAAAACCGTTTTCGTTATATCATGGTGGATGAGTATCAAGATACGAATCATTCCCAGTATTTGATTGTTAGAGCATTATCGGATAAATTCCAAAATATATGTGTAGTTGGTGATGATGCACAAAGTATTTATGCTTTTCGTGGGGCAAATATCAATAACATCTTGAATTTTCAGAAAGATTATGAAGGAGTAAAAACATTCAAATTAGAACAAAATTATCGTTCGACAAAAAATATTGTTGAAGCGGCAAACACGATTATAGACAATAATAAAACCAAACTGGATAAAATAGTTTGGACAGCCAATGATTTTGGTCCAAAGATCAAAGTACATCGTTCTATGACCGATGCCGAAGAAGGGCGTTTTGTAGCGAGTACCATTTTTGAACAAAAGATGCAAAACCAAATGAATAATGGTCAATTTGCTATTTTATATCGTACCAATGCACAATCACGTGCTATGGAAGATGCGTTGAGAAAAAGAGATATTCCGTACCGAATTTATGGCGGCTTGTCTTTTTATCAAAGGAAAGAAATTAAAGATGTTTTGTGTTACTTGCGTTTGGTGATTAATCCAAAAGACGAAGAGGCATTAATGCGAGTAATTAATTATCCGGCAAGAGGTATTGGGGATACTACAGTTGAAAAATTGACTGTTGCGGCCAATCATTATAAGCGTTCGATTTTTGAAGTGATGCAAAATATTGATAAAATTGATTTGAAATTAAATTCAGGTACAAAACAACGACTTAGTGATTTTGTCACTATGATTCAAAGTTTCCAAGTGATCAATGAAAATCAAGATGCTTTTTATATTACCGATCATGTCTCTAAGAAAACCGGATTAGTACAAGAATTAAAAAAAGATGCTACGCCGGAAGGAATGGCTAAAATCCAGAATATAGAAGAATTATTAAACGGTATTAAAGATTTTACCGAGGGTCAAAAAGAGATTGATGGTGCACGTGGCGCTTTATCAGAGTTTATGGAAGATGTGGCCTTGGCTACGGATTTAGATAAAGATACGAGTGATGAAGATCGGGTAGCGTTGATGACGATTCACCTAGCCAAAGGTTTGGAGTTCCCGCATGTATTTGTGGTAGGAATGGAAGAGGATTTATTTCCAAGTGCGATGAGTATGAGTACTAGAAGTGAGCTGGAGGAAGAACGACGTTTATTTTACGTAGCCTTAACAAGGGCGGAACATCAAGCGTATCTTACGTATGCGCAGTCTCGTTACCGCTGGGGAAAATTAACGGATAGTGAGCCTTCACGATTTATTGAGGAAATAAATTCACAATATTTAGAGTATCTTACACCTGCAGAAAGTAATTATCGTTACAAATCTATGATTGATAAGGATATTTTTGGAGATGTGGATAAATCAAAAATGCGTTTAGCTAAGCCGTCGAATGGAACTCCACCTGTTAATTATACTAATAGTAGTGTAAATAAACCAGAGATAAATGTTCGTAAATTAAAACCTGTTTCTGGAAATGTTCCCTCAGGGGGTGCTAATTTATTTGATAATAAATTAGTTCAAGGAAATTTGGTCATGCACGAGCGTTTTGGTAGAGGGCAAGTTGTGAATATTGAAGGAGTGGGAGCTGATAAAAAAGCCGAAATTAAGTTTGAGGTAGGTGGAATTAAGAAATTATTATTGCGTTTTGCAAAGTTGGATATTATTGGATAA